Proteins from a genomic interval of Rosa chinensis cultivar Old Blush chromosome 2, RchiOBHm-V2, whole genome shotgun sequence:
- the LOC112188074 gene encoding probable serine/threonine-protein kinase PBL7, which produces MEAEDEYRRKARVALVVIVVLASLAVASLLVAFSYYCYIRNKVAKHLNNNKSNNNNGADLEGKGGFPNPKTAATDGVQVFTFKQLHSATGGFSKSNVVGKGGFGLVYRGVLHNGRKVAIKFMDQAGKQGEEEFEMEVELLSRLRSPYLLSLLGYCSDNSRKLLVYEFMANGGLQEHLYPVSGGPNALSTNLDWETRLRIALEAAKGLEYLHEQVSPPVIHRDFKSSNILLDKTFHAKVSDFGLAKLGSDKAGGYVSTRVLGTQGYVAPEYALTGHLTTKSDVYSYGVVLLELLTGRVPVDMKRPPGEGVLVSWALPHLTDREQVVQIMDPALEGQYSMKEVIQVAAIAAMCVQPEADYRPLMADVVQSLVPLVKIHRSTSKVGRCSSLHATKSPAQNSG; this is translated from the exons ATGGAAGCAGAGGATGAGTACAGAAGGAAGGCCCGCGTGGCATTGGTGGTCATTGTGGTCCTCGCTTCCCTCGCCGTCGCTTCATTACTCGTCGCCTTTAGCTACTACTGCTACATCCGCAACAAGGTAGCCAAGCACCTCAACAACAACaagagcaacaacaacaacg GGGCTGACTTGGAGGGCAAAGGTGGTTTTCCAAATCCGAAAACAGCTGCGACTGACGGAGTTCAGGTCTTCACGTTTAAGCAACTACATTCGGCGACTGGGGGTTTCAGCAAATCGAATGTGGTTGGGAAAGGCGGATTCGGGTTGGTGTACCGTGGGGTGCTGCATAATGGGAGGAAAGTTGCAATTAAGTTTATGGACCAAGCAGGAAAGCAGGGAGAAGAAGAGTTTGAAATGGAG GTGGAGTTGCTAAGTCGGTTGCGTTCTCCATATTTGCTTTCGTTGCTTGGGTATTGTTCAGATAACAGTCGTAAGCTGTTGGTGTATGAGTTTATGGCAAATGGTGGATTGCAGGAACATTTGTATCCTGTCAGTGGTG GTCCTAATGCCCTCTCCACAAACTTAGACTGGGAAACCCGGTTGAGAATAGCTCTTGAAGCTGCGAAAGGTTTGGAGTATCTCCATGAACAAGTTAGTCCTCCAGTGATACATAGAGATTTTAAGAGCAGCAACATTCTCTTGGACAAAACATTCCATGCCAAAGTTTCTGATTTCGGATTGGCCAAACTTGGATCTGACAAAGCTGGAGGTTACGTTTCCACCAGAGTGTTGGGCACACAGGGATATGTTGCCCCTGA GTATGCATTAACAGGGCATCTGACAACTAAATCAGATGTGTACAGTTATGGGGTTGTGCTGTTGGAATTGCTAACAGGCAGAGTTCCAGTTGATATGAAGAGACCCCCTGGAGAAGGTGTTCTCGTTTCTTGG GCTTTGCCGCATCTGACAGATAGGGAGCAGGTTGTACAGATCATGGATCCTGCATTGGAGGGTCAATACTCGATGAAGGAGGTCATTCAGGTGGCAGCAATTGCTGCTATGTGTGTGCAACCAGAGGCAGATTATAGGCCACTGATGGCAGATGTTGTACAGTCACTGGTTCCACTCGTGAAGATTCACAGATCAACCTCGAAGGTAGGCAGATGTTCTAGTTTGCATGCAACAAAGTCACCTGCACAGAATTCGGGTTAA